The following proteins are encoded in a genomic region of Flavobacteriales bacterium:
- the bamD gene encoding outer membrane protein assembly factor BamD, with the protein MKNYLYIVLLAVLFSCNGYQKIVKSNDIELKYIMAKKYYEEDEYFKALPLLDELHTLFKGTKKAEEVDYLLAYTHYGLGANMLASYKFKIFTLTYPSSKHNEELSFMAAYCYYLESPKYSLDKTNTIKAIQELQTFINNYPESDKVAECNALIDDLTEKVHKKVYGIAKLYYDIEDYNAAITALNNVITDYPTIDNQSEIQFLILDANYKLAINSVTNKKIERLNNTIASYRYFSKNFPEDEKLKDAQNIYEKSIKQLEKFQQ; encoded by the coding sequence ATGAAAAATTACTTATATATCGTTTTATTAGCAGTGTTATTCTCTTGTAATGGCTATCAGAAAATAGTTAAGAGCAATGATATTGAGTTAAAGTATATCATGGCCAAAAAGTACTACGAAGAGGATGAGTACTTCAAGGCATTACCACTTCTTGATGAGTTACATACTCTGTTTAAGGGAACAAAGAAAGCAGAAGAAGTAGATTATTTACTGGCGTACACTCATTATGGTTTAGGTGCCAATATGTTAGCTAGTTATAAATTCAAAATATTTACTTTAACCTATCCATCAAGTAAGCATAATGAAGAATTGTCGTTTATGGCAGCTTATTGCTATTATTTAGAATCTCCAAAATATTCTTTAGACAAAACGAATACAATAAAAGCCATACAAGAGCTTCAAACTTTTATTAATAATTATCCTGAAAGTGATAAAGTTGCAGAATGCAACGCCCTAATTGATGATTTGACAGAAAAAGTTCATAAAAAAGTTTACGGTATTGCAAAGCTATATTATGACATTGAAGATTACAATGCTGCAATTACAGCCTTAAATAATGTTATAACTGATTATCCTACTATTGACAATCAATCTGAAATACAATTTTTAATTTTAGATGCTAATTATAAATTAGCAATAAATAGTGTGACAAATAAAAAAATAGAGCGATTAAATAATACGATAGCATCTTATCGATATTTTTCCAAAAATTTCCCTGAAGACGAGAAGTTAAAAGATGCACAGAACATTTATGAAAAATCAATTAAACAACTAGAAAAGTTTCAACAATGA
- the coaBC gene encoding bifunctional phosphopantothenoylcysteine decarboxylase/phosphopantothenate--cysteine ligase CoaBC, whose product MSFLRGKNVIIGVTASIAAYKSALLVREFVKYGANVKVIQTPESQEFITPLTLSTLSKNPVLTGLVKQEDKGVWNNHVDIGLWADLFVIAPATAKTLSKMANGECDNLLLTTYLSAKCPIFFAPAMDLDMFKHQSTQENIEKLISFGNTYIPPGDGELASGLSGKGRMAEPEDIILAIEDELFNNLPLKGKKVLITAGPTFEAIDPVRFIGNHSSGKMGFSVAESAAKAGAIVTLIAGPTHQQIQNNSIKLINVVSAKEMFDECHKSFKSSDIAILSAAVSDYTPKLVSATKMKKKTENLTIEFIQTQDILKSLGQIKNHKQILIGFALETNDEIVNAKKKLKDKNLDFIVLNSMNDDGAGFKHDTNKITIIDNNNKLHKFELKSKQDVADDIINYLIDKL is encoded by the coding sequence ATGTCTTTTTTAAGGGGTAAAAATGTAATTATTGGTGTCACTGCAAGTATTGCAGCCTACAAATCTGCTCTATTAGTAAGAGAATTTGTAAAATATGGCGCCAATGTTAAAGTCATTCAAACTCCAGAATCTCAAGAATTTATAACTCCGCTAACGTTATCTACCTTGTCCAAAAACCCTGTTCTGACAGGTTTAGTCAAACAAGAGGATAAAGGCGTTTGGAATAATCATGTAGATATCGGTCTTTGGGCCGATTTGTTTGTTATTGCTCCTGCAACTGCCAAAACTCTATCTAAGATGGCGAATGGCGAATGTGATAACCTATTATTAACCACCTATCTCTCTGCTAAATGCCCAATATTTTTTGCTCCTGCTATGGACTTAGATATGTTTAAACACCAATCTACTCAAGAAAATATTGAAAAACTAATTTCTTTTGGTAACACATATATTCCTCCGGGTGATGGAGAATTAGCAAGTGGACTAAGTGGAAAGGGAAGAATGGCAGAACCTGAAGATATTATTTTAGCTATTGAAGATGAGCTATTCAATAATCTTCCATTGAAGGGTAAAAAGGTACTAATAACTGCTGGACCAACATTTGAAGCCATTGACCCAGTAAGATTTATTGGTAATCATTCATCAGGAAAAATGGGGTTTTCTGTTGCTGAGTCAGCGGCTAAAGCTGGTGCTATTGTTACTCTAATAGCTGGGCCAACTCACCAACAAATTCAGAATAATAGCATAAAGCTTATCAATGTGGTTAGTGCTAAAGAGATGTTTGATGAATGTCATAAGTCTTTTAAATCATCGGATATAGCTATTTTGAGCGCTGCTGTATCTGATTATACTCCTAAATTGGTGTCAGCTACTAAAATGAAGAAAAAGACTGAAAATCTTACTATTGAGTTTATACAAACTCAAGACATTCTCAAAAGCTTAGGTCAAATTAAAAACCATAAACAAATACTTATTGGTTTTGCTCTAGAAACTAATGATGAAATTGTTAATGCTAAAAAGAAATTAAAAGACAAAAACCTAGATTTCATTGTCTTAAATTCAATGAATGATGATGGAGCAGGTTTTAAACACGACACTAATAAGATAACTATCATTGATAACAACAATAAATTGCATAAATTTGAGTTGAAATCAAAGC
- a CDS encoding DNA-directed RNA polymerase subunit omega yields MTDFKKSKAANTTETRNVKQMAQRTGNMYEAVAIMSKRAVQINKDIKEELLSKLAEFATPSESIEEIFENSEQIEVSKFYERLPKGTLIAVQEFLEENIYHRNAKLDNSEEGNI; encoded by the coding sequence ATGACAGATTTTAAAAAATCAAAAGCAGCTAATACAACAGAAACAAGAAATGTTAAGCAAATGGCTCAGCGTACAGGAAATATGTACGAAGCTGTAGCTATAATGTCAAAGCGTGCTGTTCAAATCAATAAAGATATTAAAGAAGAATTACTTTCTAAATTAGCAGAATTTGCTACTCCTAGTGAGTCAATAGAAGAAATTTTTGAAAACAGTGAACAGATTGAAGTTTCTAAGTTTTATGAAAGACTACCAAAAGGAACACTTATTGCTGTACAAGAATTTCTAGAAGAAAACATTTACCACAGGAACGCTAAGTTAGATAATAGCGAAGAAGGCAATATCTAA